AACGCTAAAAAGAGCTGTAACAATTGCTGAAGTTAACGAAGTTATGAAAAATGCAGCAAATGGACCTCTTAAAGGAATTCTTGAATACACAACAGAACCTCTTGTAAGCTGTGATATTATTAACAATCCGCATTCATCAATATTTGATTCTTCTTTAACTCAAGTTATAAACGGAAATATGGTTAAAATCATTTCTTGGTATGATAATGAATTTGGATACTCTCAAAGATTGGCTGATTTAACCATAAAACTTGCCAATATAGACTAAATACTAAATGAATCTTCTTTTAATTATTTTTATTTGTATAATTTTGATTGCTTTGTCAGTAGCAGGATTTGCTATTAAAATTCTTCTTAAAAAAAATGGTGAATTTAAAAAGCAATGCTCTGTTAAAGACCCAAAAACAGGCGAATATCTTGGCTGTACTTGCAATAAAAAAAATAATTGTCATAATTCAAAATAATGCGCGCAATGAGTCCTGCAATGAAACATGAAAATATAATGGATAATTATACTGAGGACAATTATCAAGGGATAAGTTCTTATGATGAAGACAATTTAAATAATTTAAAAATTCATTATTATAACATCTTAAAATTACTAGGTGAAGACCCTAAAAGAGAAGGATTGCTAAAAACACCAGAAAGAGTTGCCAAAGCAATGCAATTTTTAACGCATGGCTACGATGCTAATCCCGAACAAGTTTTACGTTCTGCCTTATTTCACGAAAATTATCGCGAAA
This is a stretch of genomic DNA from Bacteroidales bacterium. It encodes these proteins:
- a CDS encoding membrane or secreted protein translates to MNLLLIIFICIILIALSVAGFAIKILLKKNGEFKKQCSVKDPKTGEYLGCTCNKKNNCHNSK